A stretch of the Sorangium aterium genome encodes the following:
- a CDS encoding 3-oxoacyl-ACP synthase III family protein, translating to MTKIGFEIIGTGHYVPGEPVTNDDLARVITTSDEWIYQRSGIRQRHYAPDGVGVSDLACEAAKRAIESARIAPSEIDYILFATMTPDYIFPGSGALLGAKLGIPGVPALDIRQQCAAMLFGLQTIDGLIQTGAAKTILFVGAEAHAGFMPWEDWGALDPKNGRSATPEARAHADRHRNLAVLFGDGSGALVLRATDRDAGLRGNKICSDGRFAELLFVPGGGFRSRPYWKPTSFDEDLHIPRMDGRELFKFAVTKLPATARELCASQGIAIEQIDVFLAHQANGRINEHIRKDLGVPVEKLPSNIDRFGNTSGATVPILVDEEMRAGRLKKGQLAMVLALGTGVHWGCALWKL from the coding sequence GTGACAAAGATTGGATTTGAGATCATCGGGACGGGCCACTACGTGCCCGGAGAACCTGTCACCAACGACGACCTCGCGCGGGTGATCACGACCTCCGACGAGTGGATCTACCAGCGCTCCGGTATCCGCCAGCGGCATTACGCGCCGGATGGCGTGGGGGTGAGCGATCTCGCGTGCGAAGCGGCGAAGCGCGCGATCGAGTCGGCGCGCATCGCCCCGTCGGAGATCGATTACATCCTCTTTGCCACGATGACGCCGGACTATATTTTCCCTGGCTCTGGGGCGCTGCTCGGCGCGAAGCTGGGCATTCCGGGCGTCCCCGCGCTCGACATCCGGCAGCAGTGTGCCGCGATGCTGTTCGGCCTCCAGACGATCGACGGGCTGATCCAGACCGGGGCCGCCAAGACCATCCTGTTCGTGGGCGCAGAGGCGCACGCCGGCTTCATGCCCTGGGAGGACTGGGGGGCGCTCGACCCGAAGAATGGCCGCTCCGCGACGCCGGAGGCGCGGGCGCACGCGGACCGCCACCGGAACCTCGCCGTCCTGTTCGGGGACGGGTCGGGCGCGCTCGTCCTCCGCGCGACCGATCGCGACGCCGGCCTGCGCGGCAACAAGATCTGCTCCGATGGACGCTTCGCCGAGCTCCTCTTCGTGCCGGGCGGCGGCTTCCGCTCGCGCCCGTACTGGAAGCCGACGTCGTTCGACGAGGACCTGCATATCCCCCGCATGGATGGCCGCGAGCTCTTCAAGTTCGCGGTGACCAAGCTCCCGGCGACCGCGCGGGAGCTCTGCGCCTCTCAGGGCATCGCGATCGAGCAGATCGACGTGTTCCTGGCGCACCAGGCGAACGGGCGGATCAACGAGCACATCCGCAAGGACCTCGGCGTGCCCGTCGAGAAGCTCCCGAGCAACATCGATCGATTCGGCAACACGAGCGGCGCCACCGTGCCCATCCTCGTCGACGAGGAGATGCGCGCCGGAAGGCTGAAGAAAGGGCAACTGGCCATGGTGCTCGCGCTCGGGACCGGCGTCCACTGGGGCTGCGCGCTCTGGAAGCTCTGA
- a CDS encoding endonuclease III domain-containing protein, which produces MKRAEKAARIVEILDRLYPTPPIPLAHDDPYSLLVAVMLSAQTTDKMVNAVMPALLARARTPAAMAAVPTEEIAQLIRRIGFAPTKARRLKELSERIATEHGGVVPASFEALEALPGVGHKTASVVMAQAFGHPAFPVDTHIHRLAFRWGLSSGRNVVETESDLKRTFPPEQWNKLHLQLIYFGREHCPALRHDMTGCPICSWAARRR; this is translated from the coding sequence GTGAAGCGCGCCGAGAAAGCCGCGAGGATCGTTGAGATCCTCGACCGATTGTACCCGACCCCGCCCATTCCGCTGGCTCACGACGATCCATATTCGCTGCTCGTCGCGGTGATGCTCAGCGCCCAGACGACGGACAAGATGGTCAACGCGGTGATGCCGGCGCTCCTCGCGCGCGCCCGGACGCCCGCGGCCATGGCGGCGGTGCCCACCGAGGAGATCGCCCAGCTCATCCGGAGGATCGGGTTCGCGCCCACCAAGGCGCGGCGTCTGAAGGAGCTGAGCGAGCGGATCGCGACCGAGCACGGCGGCGTCGTCCCCGCCTCGTTCGAGGCCCTGGAGGCCCTGCCGGGGGTCGGTCACAAGACGGCCTCGGTGGTCATGGCGCAGGCCTTCGGCCACCCCGCCTTCCCGGTCGATACCCACATTCACCGGCTCGCGTTCCGCTGGGGGCTGTCGTCCGGAAGGAACGTCGTCGAGACCGAGAGCGACCTGAAGCGCACGTTCCCGCCCGAGCAGTGGAACAAGCTGCACCTGCAGCTCATCTACTTCGGCCGCGAGCACTGCCCGGCGCTGCGCCACGACATGACCGGCTGCCCCATCTGCAGCTGGGCCGCACGCCGACGATGA
- a CDS encoding c-type cytochrome gives MRALLGLAAALACAALLCGCPGDPETKVVDATAVDHGAALFWDPSIAETRFNHYACSTCHEAAAGDAGDAMLPGAPLAGAVERPHYWGGQEVELLGAINHCLYYFMTKDLPWTADDDAAQAIYAYLESLPSDGGAAEAVPFTPVYELSQIPAGDAAAGERIHERACASCHGRAHSGEGRLVPRAPALPEQTLKEHPLGEYTEADRRLVFIEKVRHGGFVGYGGQMPPFSREVLSDEELGDLLSFYGLPWPP, from the coding sequence GTGAGGGCGCTCCTTGGCCTTGCCGCCGCGCTCGCGTGCGCGGCGCTCCTCTGCGGCTGTCCGGGCGATCCCGAGACGAAGGTCGTCGACGCGACGGCCGTCGACCACGGCGCGGCGCTCTTCTGGGACCCATCGATCGCGGAGACGCGCTTCAATCACTATGCCTGCTCGACGTGCCATGAAGCTGCCGCCGGGGACGCGGGCGACGCCATGCTCCCGGGCGCCCCGCTGGCCGGCGCCGTCGAGCGCCCGCATTACTGGGGCGGGCAGGAGGTCGAGCTCCTCGGTGCGATCAACCATTGCCTGTATTACTTCATGACGAAGGATCTGCCCTGGACCGCGGACGACGACGCCGCGCAGGCCATCTATGCGTACCTGGAATCGCTGCCCAGCGATGGAGGCGCAGCCGAGGCCGTCCCCTTCACGCCGGTCTACGAGCTGAGCCAGATCCCGGCCGGCGACGCGGCAGCCGGCGAACGCATCCACGAGCGCGCCTGTGCCTCGTGTCACGGGCGCGCCCATTCGGGGGAAGGCCGGCTCGTGCCGCGGGCGCCGGCGCTGCCCGAGCAGACGCTCAAGGAGCACCCGCTCGGCGAGTACACGGAGGCCGACCGGCGGCTGGTCTTCATCGAGAAGGTCCGGCACGGCGGGTTCGTCGGCTACGGCGGGCAGATGCCGCCTTTCTCCCGCGAGGTCCTCTCCGATGAGGAGCTCGGCGATCTGCTCTCGTTCTACGGGCTGCCCTGGCCCCCGTGA
- a CDS encoding YncE family protein, whose protein sequence is MVISRFLGCALAAAMLVSCSDPEPIIEYRYSAYEGDAYPDRLPEITIPEGGMGVVSDSLSDTISLISLATGERFGVHPVGRDPVTIDGPHHVAVDAEGGALYVALSYPDVAGAIGPHAVHGGSAVAGYVQKLALDDLRILGQVRVEANPGDIVISEDGRRVVVSHFDLKRVLDNPGDVEAARSSLAVIDPEKVGLSGSSDPVFIPVCMAAHGVALSRPDGARAYVACYGEDVLAIVDLTDPSAEVKRVPVGSTSNPSPHASNYGPYAAVMSPDGKTIAVSSTESRDVRFFDVASETFDDSRKILTIGAPYFAAWTPDGSAIYVPTQVPDTIVRIGVTPDDNEVVTRNIAEECMRPHLAQLDEEHGLFLVCEGDRSTTPGKVLRLDPETLETLSDTEVGLYPDGLVRVAPEAP, encoded by the coding sequence ATGGTCATTTCGCGATTCCTGGGTTGCGCGCTCGCGGCGGCGATGCTGGTGAGCTGCAGCGATCCCGAGCCCATCATCGAATACCGCTACAGCGCCTACGAGGGCGACGCCTATCCGGACCGACTCCCTGAGATCACGATTCCGGAGGGCGGAATGGGCGTGGTGAGCGATAGCCTCTCCGATACGATCTCTCTTATCTCGCTGGCGACCGGGGAGCGGTTCGGCGTCCACCCCGTGGGCCGCGATCCCGTGACGATCGACGGGCCTCACCACGTGGCCGTGGACGCCGAGGGCGGCGCGCTCTACGTCGCGCTGTCGTACCCTGACGTCGCCGGCGCGATCGGCCCCCACGCGGTGCACGGCGGGAGCGCGGTGGCGGGCTACGTCCAGAAGCTCGCGCTCGACGATCTGCGCATCCTCGGGCAGGTGCGCGTCGAGGCCAACCCGGGCGACATCGTGATCTCGGAGGACGGCCGGCGCGTGGTCGTCTCTCATTTCGATCTGAAACGCGTGCTCGACAACCCCGGCGACGTCGAGGCGGCGCGCTCGTCCCTCGCGGTGATCGATCCCGAGAAGGTCGGGCTCTCGGGATCGTCCGATCCGGTGTTCATTCCGGTCTGCATGGCCGCCCACGGAGTCGCCCTCTCGCGCCCGGACGGCGCCCGCGCCTACGTCGCTTGCTATGGCGAGGACGTGCTCGCGATCGTCGATCTGACCGATCCTTCCGCCGAGGTGAAGCGCGTGCCCGTGGGGTCTACCTCCAACCCCTCGCCCCATGCCAGCAACTACGGACCCTACGCGGCCGTCATGTCGCCCGACGGGAAGACCATCGCCGTGAGCAGCACGGAGAGCAGGGACGTGCGCTTCTTCGATGTCGCGTCGGAGACGTTCGACGATTCCCGGAAGATCCTCACGATCGGCGCGCCCTACTTCGCCGCGTGGACCCCCGACGGGAGCGCCATCTACGTGCCGACCCAGGTGCCCGACACCATCGTTCGGATCGGCGTCACCCCGGACGACAATGAGGTCGTCACCCGGAACATCGCCGAGGAATGCATGCGGCCGCACCTCGCGCAGCTCGACGAGGAGCACGGGCTCTTCCTCGTCTGCGAGGGCGATCGGAGCACGACGCCCGGCAAGGTGCTCCGGCTGGACCCCGAGACGCTGGAGACGCTCAGCGACACGGAGGTGGGCCTCTATCCCGACGGGCTCGTGCGCGTCGCGCCGGAGGCGCCGTGA
- a CDS encoding metallophosphoesterase: MSQTRAVGVTTLGPGRRRIARARPGRPAARFFLTSLASLASLALAACAGEESIAPAPLPAPVPLPALRGAPPLTTARTWAPRAAVADPPDRNPAVPAAIEQMLAEGYGELESGPGQPLAPATLDDTPPPPRGERSRLLTRFVHLADTQLADDESPARLALFDSPGVFASAFRPQEGHECRILNAAVRTINALHRSTPIDFVLLGGDNADSAQTNEIAWFSAILDGAERVECDSGADDDPVPGPDNDPKDPFFAEGLLMPWRWVTGNHDVLHQGNFPVHTRAELATGSWSDGGTRDWSLPGAPVITGNVVPDPRRALLSRPDLLDRVAATGDGHGIGPDERAYGKAFYEFDIQDTPLRVIVLDTAAETGGPNGVILQDDVDRFIRPALDRAKRERRWVILTSHHASRSLGDGSFAATGTPAVPGAIDVEAWQSLVGGYDNVLLHLAGHTHVHRVTRVSPAGGHAYWELETSALADYPHQVRVIEIWDEDDGFVAIRGAALDYAVDDDPIAAEGRRRAVVDVTSGFGDDGRGEPSWRNVELWIARPD; this comes from the coding sequence ATGAGCCAGACACGAGCGGTGGGCGTCACAACACTAGGGCCCGGTCGGCGGCGGATCGCGCGAGCGCGCCCAGGTCGCCCCGCGGCGCGCTTCTTTCTTACGTCTCTTGCGTCCCTTGCGTCTCTTGCGCTCGCGGCGTGCGCGGGGGAGGAATCCATCGCTCCGGCGCCGCTCCCTGCGCCGGTACCGCTGCCAGCGCTCCGCGGCGCGCCGCCGCTGACGACCGCGCGCACCTGGGCGCCGCGCGCCGCGGTGGCCGATCCACCGGACAGGAACCCCGCTGTCCCGGCGGCGATCGAGCAGATGCTCGCGGAGGGCTACGGCGAGCTCGAGAGCGGGCCGGGGCAGCCGCTCGCCCCCGCGACGCTCGACGACACCCCTCCACCACCGCGCGGCGAGCGGTCGAGGCTCCTGACGAGGTTCGTCCACCTCGCCGACACCCAGCTCGCAGACGACGAGTCGCCCGCCCGGCTGGCGCTCTTCGACTCGCCCGGCGTGTTCGCGTCGGCGTTCCGCCCGCAGGAAGGGCACGAGTGCCGGATCCTCAACGCCGCCGTCCGCACGATCAACGCGCTCCATCGGAGCACGCCGATCGACTTCGTCCTGCTCGGCGGCGACAACGCCGACAGCGCGCAGACGAACGAGATCGCGTGGTTCTCGGCCATCCTCGACGGCGCCGAGCGCGTCGAGTGCGACTCGGGCGCTGACGACGACCCCGTGCCAGGCCCCGACAACGATCCCAAGGATCCGTTCTTCGCCGAGGGGCTGCTCATGCCCTGGCGGTGGGTGACCGGCAACCACGATGTCCTGCACCAGGGGAACTTCCCGGTGCACACGCGCGCCGAGCTCGCGACGGGGAGCTGGTCGGACGGCGGGACGCGCGACTGGTCTCTCCCCGGCGCTCCGGTGATCACGGGCAACGTCGTCCCCGACCCGAGGAGAGCGCTCCTGAGCCGCCCCGATCTGCTCGATCGGGTCGCGGCGACCGGCGACGGGCACGGGATCGGGCCCGACGAGCGCGCTTACGGGAAAGCGTTCTACGAGTTCGACATCCAGGACACCCCCCTTCGCGTCATCGTGCTCGATACGGCCGCCGAGACGGGCGGGCCGAACGGCGTGATCCTCCAGGACGACGTCGATCGGTTCATCCGGCCCGCGCTCGACCGCGCGAAGCGCGAGCGCAGGTGGGTCATCCTCACGTCCCACCACGCCTCGCGCTCGCTCGGGGACGGCTCCTTCGCCGCGACGGGCACCCCCGCCGTGCCCGGCGCGATCGACGTCGAGGCGTGGCAGTCGCTCGTCGGCGGCTACGACAACGTCCTGCTCCACCTCGCCGGACACACCCACGTGCACCGGGTGACCCGGGTCTCTCCAGCCGGCGGGCACGCGTACTGGGAGCTCGAGACCTCCGCGCTCGCCGACTACCCCCATCAGGTCCGCGTCATCGAGATCTGGGACGAGGACGACGGCTTCGTCGCCATCCGGGGCGCCGCCCTCGACTACGCCGTCGACGACGACCCGATCGCCGCCGAAGGGCGCCGCCGGGCCGTCGTGGACGTCACCTCCGGCTTCGGCGACGACGGCCGCGGAGAGCCCTCGTGGCGCAACGTCGAGCTCTGGATCGCGCGGCCCGACTGA
- a CDS encoding 4'-phosphopantetheinyl transferase family protein translates to MLTIGPGAAHLWYVFCDAARDEALLAAYHRLMAPDEAAQQARFLFAENRHEYLLTRALVRTVLSKYANVAPEAWSFVRNEFGRPQIAGPPGVPPIRFNLSNTRGLIACLVALDRDVGVDVEDTERASSAVDIADRFFSPGEVSALRALPQERQRARFFEYWTLKESYIKARGMGLAIPLDQFSFHLDDGPAIGISFDPRLGDDRSAWQFALYQPSARHTMAAAIRSGGGPPLSIELRETVPLRDGG, encoded by the coding sequence ATGCTCACGATCGGTCCCGGCGCCGCGCACCTCTGGTACGTCTTCTGCGACGCAGCTCGCGACGAGGCGTTGCTCGCGGCGTACCACCGGCTGATGGCGCCTGACGAGGCGGCGCAGCAGGCGCGCTTCCTGTTCGCCGAGAACCGGCACGAGTACCTGCTCACCCGCGCCCTCGTGCGCACGGTCCTCTCGAAGTACGCGAACGTGGCGCCCGAGGCGTGGTCGTTCGTCCGGAACGAATTTGGCCGCCCGCAGATCGCCGGACCTCCGGGGGTGCCGCCGATCCGGTTCAACCTGTCGAACACGCGGGGGCTGATCGCCTGCCTGGTCGCGCTGGATCGCGACGTGGGCGTCGACGTCGAGGACACCGAGCGCGCGAGCAGCGCGGTGGACATCGCCGACCGCTTCTTCTCGCCAGGCGAGGTGAGCGCGCTGCGCGCGCTGCCGCAGGAGAGGCAACGCGCGCGCTTCTTCGAGTACTGGACGCTCAAGGAGTCGTACATCAAGGCGCGCGGGATGGGGCTCGCGATCCCGCTCGATCAGTTCTCGTTCCACCTGGACGACGGGCCGGCGATCGGCATCTCGTTCGATCCGCGGCTCGGCGATGATCGCTCGGCCTGGCAGTTCGCGCTCTACCAGCCCTCGGCGCGGCACACGATGGCCGCCGCGATCCGCAGCGGGGGCGGACCCCCGCTGTCGATCGAGCTGAGGGAGACGGTGCCGCTGCGCGACGGCGGATGA
- a CDS encoding metallophosphoesterase family protein — protein MKLFALSDLHVGYAENRSAIERITPRPSDWLILAGDLGETEQHLIYVLETLGPRFKRLVWTPGNHELYTMPSERGGPRGQARYERLVELCRSRGVLTPEDPYVLWDGEGGPHVLAPMFLLYDYSFRPDGVPERDAVAWAMESGVLCSDEELLDPAPYASRPDWCRARLAATEARLAAIGGRPTVLINHFPLREELVRLRLIPRFSIWCGTRRTHDWHTRFRARVVVSGHLHIPRTDWIDGVRFEEVSFGYPRQRPIERSADSCLREILPGPAGAAPPRM, from the coding sequence ATGAAGCTCTTCGCACTCAGCGATCTCCACGTCGGGTATGCGGAGAACCGGTCGGCCATCGAGCGCATCACGCCGCGGCCGAGCGACTGGCTCATCCTCGCCGGTGATCTCGGGGAGACGGAGCAGCACCTCATCTACGTCCTCGAGACCCTGGGCCCGCGGTTCAAGCGGCTCGTGTGGACGCCGGGCAACCACGAGCTCTATACGATGCCGAGTGAGCGCGGCGGTCCGCGCGGCCAGGCACGGTACGAGCGGCTGGTCGAGCTGTGTCGGAGCCGCGGCGTGCTCACGCCGGAAGACCCCTACGTGCTCTGGGACGGCGAGGGCGGACCTCACGTGCTGGCGCCGATGTTCCTGCTCTACGACTACAGCTTCCGGCCGGACGGCGTTCCCGAGCGCGACGCGGTGGCGTGGGCCATGGAGAGCGGCGTCCTCTGCAGCGATGAGGAGCTGCTCGACCCAGCCCCCTACGCGAGCCGACCCGACTGGTGCCGGGCCCGCCTCGCCGCGACGGAGGCCCGCCTCGCCGCGATCGGGGGGCGCCCCACGGTGCTCATCAACCACTTCCCGCTGCGCGAAGAGCTCGTGCGGTTGCGGCTCATCCCGCGCTTCTCGATCTGGTGCGGGACGCGTCGCACCCACGACTGGCACACGCGGTTCCGCGCGCGGGTGGTCGTGTCAGGGCACCTCCACATCCCCCGCACCGACTGGATCGACGGTGTTCGTTTCGAGGAGGTGTCGTTCGGATACCCGCGCCAGCGGCCCATCGAGCGCAGCGCCGACAGCTGTCTGCGGGAGATCCTCCCGGGCCCTGCAGGGGCGGCTCCGCCGAGGATGTAG